A part of Haloarchaeobius sp. HME9146 genomic DNA contains:
- a CDS encoding PAS domain S-box protein yields MSATSTVLVISNDAELRERLAAPLEWSYPNVDVLTAAGFDGIIDHLDDGSLDCIVADDATALDSPAIFQATRERHPDLPLLVLSEYNAERGDGVAVMEVVDFLDSIGTPGSDDAFAGWVANSVVRNHGTAAPPGGNRPEDVVRDVKRSLVDASSPMDIEEAVCDQLTLGGRYKFAWVGEYDRGERQVVPWVAASETGDWPISMTFPVGRSGRQSVIDRALRSREVQIINDIEAHEAAVPWRATATERDCNAVAIAPLAYEDELYGILGVYSNDDEGFDEMETSAVREIASSVSHVLDTIAIRGRIDQQERVLRRYERLVETVGDGMYVLDSDGHFMTVNNAMMSMTGYSREGLLGEHISIILDDESISAGRDIIRRMVRDRRMEGETQEVVVETKDGRTFPGEVQIALLPFEDEQFRGTVGVVRDVTERKKREQELQRQNERLDAFASIVSHDLRNPLGVSQGYLDLVKEQTDDSVATYIQHVEDGLDRMEDIVADVLAIARQGQTVTETEPTDLEDIVREAWSNVDTKSATLTVGESMRLAADRSRLLRALENLFRNAVEHGGEDVAIDVGLLEPPTVDDGETEVSTGGFEFPGEDNAAPEEPELTRPAGFYVADDGEGMPKTVRENAFDSEFTTSEDGLGIGLWVVREVASAHGWTTRVVESAEGGARFEFSDVKPA; encoded by the coding sequence ATGAGCGCCACCAGCACCGTACTCGTCATCAGCAACGACGCCGAGCTACGCGAACGGCTGGCGGCACCCCTGGAGTGGTCCTACCCGAACGTCGACGTGCTGACCGCGGCGGGGTTCGACGGTATCATCGACCATCTCGACGACGGCTCCCTCGACTGCATCGTCGCCGACGATGCGACCGCCCTCGACTCCCCGGCCATCTTCCAGGCGACCCGCGAGCGCCATCCCGACCTCCCGCTGCTCGTCCTCTCGGAGTACAACGCCGAGCGGGGCGACGGTGTCGCCGTCATGGAGGTCGTCGACTTCCTCGACTCCATCGGGACGCCGGGCTCGGACGACGCGTTCGCCGGCTGGGTCGCGAACTCCGTCGTCAGGAACCACGGCACCGCCGCTCCACCGGGTGGCAACCGCCCCGAAGACGTCGTCCGCGACGTGAAACGCTCGCTCGTCGACGCGTCCTCCCCGATGGACATCGAGGAGGCCGTCTGCGACCAGCTCACCCTGGGCGGGCGCTACAAGTTCGCCTGGGTCGGCGAGTACGACCGGGGCGAGCGCCAGGTCGTGCCGTGGGTCGCCGCGAGCGAGACCGGCGACTGGCCCATCAGCATGACCTTCCCGGTCGGGCGGTCGGGTCGCCAGTCGGTCATCGACCGGGCGCTGCGCAGTCGCGAGGTCCAGATAATCAACGACATCGAGGCCCACGAGGCGGCCGTCCCGTGGCGGGCGACCGCGACCGAGCGCGACTGCAACGCGGTCGCCATCGCCCCCCTCGCATACGAGGACGAGCTGTACGGCATCCTCGGGGTCTACTCGAACGACGACGAGGGGTTCGACGAGATGGAGACGAGCGCGGTCAGGGAGATCGCCAGCAGCGTCTCGCACGTCCTCGACACCATCGCCATCCGCGGGCGCATCGACCAGCAAGAGCGCGTCCTGCGTCGCTACGAGCGCCTCGTCGAGACGGTCGGCGACGGCATGTACGTCCTCGACTCCGACGGCCACTTCATGACCGTCAACAACGCGATGATGTCGATGACGGGCTACTCCCGCGAGGGCCTGCTCGGGGAACACATCTCCATCATCCTCGACGACGAGTCGATCTCGGCGGGCCGTGACATCATCCGACGGATGGTCCGTGACCGACGCATGGAAGGCGAGACCCAGGAGGTCGTCGTCGAGACCAAGGACGGCAGGACGTTCCCGGGCGAGGTCCAGATCGCGCTCCTCCCGTTCGAGGACGAGCAGTTCCGCGGGACCGTCGGCGTCGTCCGTGACGTCACCGAACGGAAGAAGCGCGAACAGGAGCTCCAGCGACAGAACGAACGTCTCGACGCGTTCGCCAGCATCGTGAGCCACGACCTTCGCAACCCGCTCGGGGTCTCACAGGGCTACCTCGACCTGGTCAAAGAGCAGACCGACGATTCGGTCGCGACGTACATCCAGCACGTCGAGGACGGCCTCGACCGCATGGAGGACATCGTCGCGGACGTGCTCGCCATCGCCCGGCAGGGCCAGACCGTCACGGAGACGGAGCCGACCGACCTCGAGGACATCGTCCGCGAGGCGTGGTCCAACGTCGATACCAAGTCGGCGACCCTGACGGTGGGTGAGTCGATGCGTCTCGCGGCCGACCGCTCCCGGCTCCTGCGGGCGCTGGAGAACCTGTTCCGGAACGCGGTCGAACACGGTGGCGAGGACGTCGCCATCGACGTCGGATTGCTCGAACCCCCCACAGTCGACGACGGGGAGACCGAGGTCTCGACGGGCGGCTTCGAGTTCCCCGGCGAGGACAACGCTGCACCCGAGGAACCCGAACTGACCCGACCCGCGGGCTTCTACGTCGCCGACGACGGCGAGGGGATGCCGAAAACGGTTCGGGAGAACGCGTTCGATTCGGAGTTCACGACGTCGGAGGACGGCCTGGGCATCGGGCTCTGGGTCGTGCGAGAAGTAGCAAGTGCTCACGGCTGGACGACCCGCGTCGTCGAAAGCGCTGAAGGTGGTGCTCGGTTCGAGTTCTCGGACGTGAAACCGGCCTAG
- a CDS encoding HalX domain-containing protein, protein MAENDGQGAGSSSDGLEVLVVDDESRLADLFAAWLTTEYNVEAAYDGESALELMEESVEIVLLDRRMPGLSGDEVLERIRADGYDCRVVMVTAVDPDFDIIEMGFDDYLVKPVSKDELLDVVKNVTSRSDYESDIQEYYSLVSKKSLLESEKSERELDDNEEYAELCARVDELRNKVDDAVSGMKDHDDFVGAFQDLPGGS, encoded by the coding sequence GTGGCAGAAAACGACGGTCAAGGGGCTGGTAGCTCATCGGACGGCCTCGAGGTGCTCGTCGTCGACGACGAGTCACGACTGGCAGACCTCTTCGCGGCGTGGCTCACGACGGAGTACAACGTCGAAGCGGCCTACGACGGGGAATCGGCGCTCGAGCTGATGGAAGAGTCGGTGGAGATCGTCCTGCTGGACCGACGGATGCCTGGACTCTCGGGTGACGAGGTGCTCGAACGTATCCGGGCGGACGGCTACGACTGTCGAGTGGTGATGGTCACGGCTGTCGACCCGGACTTCGACATCATCGAGATGGGCTTCGACGACTACCTCGTCAAGCCGGTCTCGAAGGACGAACTTCTCGATGTCGTCAAGAACGTCACCTCACGGTCGGACTACGAGAGCGACATCCAGGAGTACTACTCGCTGGTCTCGAAGAAGTCGCTCCTCGAGTCCGAGAAATCCGAGCGCGAACTCGACGACAACGAAGAGTACGCCGAACTGTGTGCGCGTGTCGACGAACTTCGCAACAAGGTCGACGACGCCGTCTCCGGAATGAAAGACCACGACGATTTCGTCGGGGCGTTCCAGGACCTTCCCGGCGGCAGCTAG
- a CDS encoding DICT sensory domain-containing protein, which translates to MTLLDIVDRVRRREKTLTLFNLPPGSSLDTRLASFFRDQNLRVEVDDTSAAAPCFATLTDGETLYTAVDASDLFDLLDGPDAGPDDLGVDDSAHAALLAPLKETTFTSYDRDDMMAVTREIEDRAFRTGSGTLSAGFQRLSNFDDQTDVYRRLATTDLDLHVFGQPDGHTAVDGVTVHGLDTEEIRRTWFVVFDGGGRPELKSALLAVERGAGAFYGTWSYDPTVVDEVTEHLLTHTDHVAP; encoded by the coding sequence ATGACACTCCTCGATATCGTCGACCGCGTCCGCCGGCGTGAGAAGACGTTGACGTTGTTCAACCTGCCCCCCGGCTCGTCGCTCGACACCCGACTCGCCTCGTTCTTCCGGGACCAGAACCTCCGTGTCGAGGTCGACGATACCTCCGCGGCGGCACCGTGTTTCGCCACACTGACCGACGGCGAGACACTGTATACGGCGGTCGACGCGAGCGACCTGTTCGACCTGCTCGACGGGCCCGACGCCGGCCCCGACGACCTCGGTGTGGACGACTCCGCGCACGCGGCCCTGCTCGCCCCGCTGAAGGAGACCACGTTCACCAGCTACGACCGGGACGACATGATGGCCGTCACGCGCGAGATCGAAGACCGGGCCTTCCGTACGGGCAGTGGAACGCTCTCGGCCGGCTTCCAGCGACTCTCGAACTTCGACGACCAGACCGACGTGTACCGACGCCTCGCGACGACCGACCTCGACCTGCACGTGTTCGGCCAACCCGACGGCCACACCGCCGTCGATGGGGTGACCGTCCACGGGCTCGACACAGAGGAGATACGACGGACCTGGTTCGTCGTGTTCGACGGCGGTGGCCGTCCCGAGCTGAAGAGCGCCCTGCTGGCGGTCGAACGCGGTGCGGGCGCGTTCTACGGCACGTGGTCCTACGACCCGACGGTCGTGGACGAGGTGACGGAGCACCTGTTGACCCACACCGACCACGTGGCCCCCTAA